The nucleotide window TCAGTGACAGTTTACATGTAATTATGTTAACAATGTTCCTTACAAACGTGACCCTTGGACTAATTAGAGGTCCAACTGAACAGTCATCAAGTCAATTAATGTTCCTTTACAATtttaaaatcataaaaaaaataatagcttCAATGAAGAGACACCAACTTTCCAGATACAACTTGGGTAATCTTTATTGATTTACATCGCCTGGTGGACAGGCTCAGATTTCATTCACAATAAGGTTACATTTCAGTGGTCTCTCTTAGCAAACATACCCATGATATCTGTATCTGcctttttctccctccccttcaaTTAACTATTTTGGTGGACAAAACTCTTCCTCCATAGTTTGGACTGAGATGATTCACTTATGGAGCCTGGCTTGTCAAGACTCCTTTATCTAAATCTCTTCTCAGCCCTCTGCGTTTGCCACTGCTGCCGAGATTGGCTCAAGCCAGCCCCGTGGGGTTGTGGCAGGGACAGCAAACGTCTTAAAGCTGCAGAATGAATGGGATCTAATGGCTAGCATGTGCTCCATGCTTTCCCAGAGGTCCAGTAAGGCGAGGGGCTTAACGTCTGAAGATTGCTACAATTAGTGAcgaataagggggggggggagaggctcgGAGAAGGAGACAGTTGGTAGGACTACCGCTAACCTGCTGCATATGATAAGCTTTGGTGTGAGCCCTCTCGCAACTCAAATTGTCCTAATACAATGCGGGCTAGAAAGGATGAAatgaacagaaaataaaaaaaagtttgactTCTGTGTTCATCACCAGGCCATTTCCGTCGATGCATCTTTATACTTGACAATTTCCAGATACAAGTGTTTATTGTATGTGCAGTATGTTACCAAGAGCTTTGGTTTCCTTAAAGGACTACTACGCAAATAAAAATCTGTCATTGTATCTGTTCACTTCTGACAGGCCACCATAAAAACTAGTCTACTGCAGAGACTAGTCGTTTGACAGTGTCAGAATCCAGAGGCTTGTGCAATCATTTATGACACCGCCGTGTCATCAAAACAGACTCAATGTTCAAAAGACCAGGTTGCTGAAAGGGACCGACAACCCGGCTTCCCTGCAACACCGAGTCAGGCGTTACATTGTGGATTTCTCCAGGAGAACTAAATAAATACCTCCTCTCCCCACCTTAAGACCCAAGTGACTttacttaatttattttaaagggAAGTGAAACAACAACTTTTCCAGTATCAATGTCGAGTGTTGAAAAAACAATATGATTAAATCAAATTTTACTCCATGGTGACAATACCAGAAGTGttactttttctcttttttggcaAACATCCTAACACAGGACTGTAAACATATCGTTTCCCTTGTTAAAATAGACGCAAAAATATATTCGATTTTCATTGGAACCCATTCATCCATccgtcaaaataaatgttttgatgGAGGCAAGCTTTTTTACAATCCTTACACTGCTCTGCCACTATGACAACTCAAATTGAGAATCAAAAGCATTATTCGTGACAATACAATGAAGATTTGTTCTCTGATGGATGACAATTTCCTTTCAATGGCTAACAGAGAGTGGCCTGTTTTCCAATGGCTAAAGCTGAAGGTTGGCCCAGTTCTTTTTCCAGTCTTGCTAGAAATCCGCTGCTCTAGGAGAGGGCTTCCTCCCTATCTGCCCGATCGATAACGTGGGTTAGTTGAGCCAGGGTAAACACTGAGCCACCTGGCGGGCTTCATTAAACACTATAGcagctttttttccttttacattttttttctcaCTTTTTTTTCCTCACGATTGGATTTTCatttaccttttttattttcaccgGTCACTCCTGTTAATGCACAGTTGTGCGCAAACGTACTCAGGCACACGTAGTAACACTCACAtccagacaaaaaaaaaattgctccCTTAACTGCCACCACTGCTCCtaactgcacacgcacacacaagcagacagaaagacacacacacacacacacaaacagacacacacacacacacacacacacacacttgtcaggCAGCTGTAGTTTCTCTGTTTAGCCTCAGGGACCTCTATGATCTGCTCCAGCTGATGTCTCAGAGTAAACACCTTAAGGCACCCTTGATGCAGCACCCTTGATGCAGCGTGGACACAGAacactgaccccccccaccccgcctctCCCACCTGACATAAAGAGGGCActatacttttttttctctctttttgtcaCCAAACCCCTGAACCATCCAATATGGCTAATACAGCTTAGTTCACGATCCATGCACAGATACTATTGGCAACTCGTTCAGCTCACTTGATTTGTTCTGCTATTCTCATTTTCCCTTTCCTGTCCCGCTCAGAACTCGATGTGTTGGAGCAGAGGAAGATAGTCCAGCACAGTTAATAGTGAAGGCTAAGGaatggggagggggcggggtagGAAAACGAGGCAGTGGAGCCACGTTTGCGAACTGACATGACATATGGATGTTTGCGTGCAAAATGGCTTCAGAAAGTCAAACACATAAGGCCCATGGTCATTTTTTGCATTGGTTTTGACAGAAGTTtaactttttctctttttaaacaaTAAATCATCTGTAGACTCTTGCTCTTTCACTGCGAGTCTCAAAATAAATAGATCTCCCTCTCAACTTTTACTTAAATACAGGTTCATATTTACTCTGCTGctgaaaaatacatttttttgttctttttttatgtCTTGAGATAAAGTCCTTCAGAAGACTAGAAGAGTTCCATATTTCCCCAAACCCTGTCCCACATGCATGGCGATCCTTCCACTGGTTCAGTGGTCCAGAAATCCAGCAGAGACTTACTTAAATCATATATTACAAAAAGAACTGAAAAGGAGGggctctttttctttctttttttttttttttttaaaggtgagAACTGCAGGACATGCGTGGAATCAAAGAGGGTGACAAAAGAGGGAAGGAATGACAATAGGTTTGATGTTTGAAATGTGGGCAAGAGGGGTGCTGATAAGAGAGGCAGTAACAGAGGAGGTATAATAAATAAGCCGTTTTGgatacccctctctctccctctcttcccccaatCAATGCACTCCTCTCTCTCAATACTGATCTAGTGAAAATGTATGGGGACAGCCGGCAGGTGGAGCACCCATCTCAGCTCCAAGCCTGGGCCCGGCGGTGATCAAAGTCGGCGATCACCCGCTTGATGTGGGCCAACTTGTTGTGCAGGTACTCACAGCGCTGCTTCTCCTCGTGGTAGTTGGGGCTCTGCTGCAAGGGAAcagaacacacacgctcagtgcaTCCACGCCTCAGAACACTCCAGCTGCCCAATGTGGCAGAACGTCATCCACTTCCATGGTTCTCTGCGACATACAAACGGCTTGCTGGGGGATGGAATCCGATCTCATCCGCACGATCAATTTGACTATATCAGAGTTCTTCCTGAAATATCTGTGTCAGGTCGTGGGGAGGCAGATTCCGAGCATGAGATAAGACATTCACATCCTCTAGAATCCCTTTCTGCTGCATGTCTAGGAAAATGAAATAGCTGAACATACAGACCGATTGACAAAAATGGACATCTATGGGAGCAAAAGGCCAGTGGCTATATGCCCATTTCCAGGAAGAAAATTCTCCCGGAGTAATCCTTTAGTTGTTCTACATTTAATCATCTACTACAGACATCTATTCAATGACTTACTTGTTTGATTTTCTTGTACTCCTTCAGGACTTCATCGTGTACCTTCTGCAAAATAAAAACCAAAGAATCATCACCTTTTGTAATAAAACATGAAGCCTCTCCATAGAGTTCAATCAGCACAATAAAAATATGTTCTATTTACTATGTGAATGAGGTGTAGATTTTACGTTTCACACAAAGGACGAAGGGTcagatgtaaaaaataaaaaagaccaCCTATGCAATAAAGATATTTTACAAAATCGGTTTCAAGTGAGTATTTCAAgtatttttaaatgaatgtaCATGCAAAGATGTGCCTCATCAATACATGGAGTTAGAGCTGGTCCCCTGGGAACCagaaggtcgctggttcaaaccccggctcctcttagagaagtgtcgaggtgtccctgagccagaCACTGAACCCTTAGCTCCTGACGACCCTGCTGTGCCTTGCATTTCTGACCCTGCCGTCGCGGATAAAtgcgtgcatgaatgggtgaatgcgaGGCAATAAATGATGTGCGCTTTGAGTATAGTGCCACGTAAACTCACAAAGCAAATCATATCTCACACATGACTGAATGACACCAGCAGACCAAACAGCCGATGGTTGAGCACTGACCTGGTGCTCTTTGGTGCCGGGCACCAGCTTCTTGCACTGGCCGTCCAGCTGGGTGAAGCGGCGAGTGGTGCTCTCCACACGTGCGTGCAGGACCCGGTACTCGTCATACTCTGAGTTGAAGTCGTCTTTGTAGTTCTGCCGCTGGTCCAGGGATAACAGCGGCGTGTACTTGCTgcaaacagacacgcaaacCATTGCTCAAGCCGTAAAAACTCGATGAGCAGGTTTAAGATAAATGTATGGATGCCGTGGTAAAGGTGCTCTCTGATGTGTTAAGACCCGTTTAAAAAGGGTCCCCCCATTTACCTAGAAGGTGTGATTATTGAGTAGTAATTACTCGTCAATAAAAAGCTATCATATATATCCTATACATCTGGGGAAGTACACCCAGTTCCAGACGTACGATGAGAAATACAGAATCTATAAAGAGCGCTGCAGTGCTTCTGCGTGGGCCTCTGGTACTGGGGACGGGAATCCCATGGGAGCTCACCTCAGATACTCAGCCACCACGATGGGGCGAGTAATGTCTGTGGAATGGACCGACTTCCCTTTTTCAGAGGAATCTGTTAGGTTGGGAGAGGGTCACAGGGTTAGAATTGGGGATATTGTTGTTCCCGAGTCATGCATTGAGGTTTAATTGAGTCAACGCAGGATCAGCATTATTGCGTAAAGAGCCGTTACTATGAATAACCATTATGCAGAATCGGCCTTGAAAGCAGCAGCATTAGCTGTGATTTCTGAAAATGATTTAGATCCGATCCACCCAAAACTGTTGACAGGTTGCAAGGGCAATAAAATGTGACGAAACATGTTGAATTTACAAGGACAGACTGATaaacattttgatttttttacgTCTGAATAATGGAAAACATTCTCCAGAAGACAAACAGTTAACGgggaaaacaataaagctgcTCATGTGCTCAACAGCCGCACATGCTGCGGAAACCAATGCATCCAAAACAGGAGCGTCATGAAATGAGGGCGGCCAGGTCGGATGTCTCACCCTTGTCTTTATGCGGAAGCTTGGTGACGtcgtccctctcctccctgtccaaaCGCGGCTTCTTCCTGGGCCGCGGTGCCTCCTCTACACGAGGCTGTTCTACAGGGGGCAGCTCTACAGGCGGCGGCTCTACCACcctggggggggcaggaggagggggaggaggaggaggaggaggaggcgtggggGTGGGAGTAGGAGTAGGAGTCGGCCCAGAGCTGGACTTCTCCTTGCgcttccccttctccctctctcggtccTTCTCTTTGTGCTTCTTGGCCTTCTTGGGCTTCTTACTAGTGCTGCTGAACGGGACCGGGCTGCTGCTGATGACGGTGGAGCTCACCGTCAGGGAGGTccgcggggggggaggggccggggccggggccgggggaggggaggcggcaGGCCCGGGGCCCGGCGGCAGGTAGCGGTCCAGCGGGGTCCGGTCGGAGGGCGGGGGGCTACGGGTGGGGCTGGGCGAAGGGTCCCTGCAGGAGGAGCTCTGGTCCAGGGGCAGGTCCTGGGTGCCGCAGCCCTCGGGGGTGCTGGGGGAGTTGGAGTGGGAGGCCGGGCtgggctgctggtggtggtggtggtgggaggacgCCGGCAGGTGCGTGGGCGGGGCGGAGGTGATgccggaggggagggagaggcgcTTGGAGCCCTCGTCCTCGCGAGGGCGgtccgaggaggtggaggacgtggCGGGACCCCGGCTGCTGAGATGGGAGATGCGAGGCTTCTTGGGGGCGAGTGGGTCGATGAAGTCTCCTTCCGGCGGTCGTTTCTGAAAGAGCATAGCACACATTGATGGCCCATCTGtctgttccgtgtgtgtgtgtgtgtgtgtgtctgttccgtgtgtgtgtgtgtgtgtgtgtgtgtgtctgttccgtGTGtctgttccgtgtgtgtgtctgttccgtgtgtgtgtgtgtgtctgttccgtgtgtgtgtgtgtgtctgttccgtgtgtgtgtgtgtgtctgttccgtgtgtgtgtctgttccgtgtgtgtctgttccgtgtgtgtgtctgttccgtgtgtgtgtgttccgtgtgcgtgtgtgtgtgttccgtgtg belongs to Gadus morhua chromosome 13, gadMor3.0, whole genome shotgun sequence and includes:
- the ell2 gene encoding RNA polymerase II elongation factor ELL2 isoform X1, coding for MIHRQRDDGGGLVKMAALSQDGRYGLNCGRGNADRVTVLHVKLTETAARAIESHQNCKNVPSLRPLIQFKGLQGCIKIPRTDSPSDAFHNFEFYLSNVGKDNPQGSFECIEQYATSLGASHLASMGTVQDKVTVCATNDSYQVTRERMTQAVEDTRERGTKVIKPGGKYRGKQVQMRKPGMSAPDVVPERKRSTPINPANTIRKCLSNNPVSQRPYRDRIIHLLALRSYKKLEVLARLQRDGVSQKDRSSLGSTLQQVANLNPKDNSYSLKDFMFRDIQKDWPGYSEDDKVQVERNIIRKLGLPEPLPSSCSPKDNLTLSPQKRPPEGDFIDPLAPKKPRISHLSSRGPATSSTSSDRPREDEGSKRLSLPSGITSAPPTHLPASSHHHHHQQPSPASHSNSPSTPEGCGTQDLPLDQSSSCRDPSPSPTRSPPPSDRTPLDRYLPPGPGPAASPPPAPAPAPPPPRTSLTVSSTVISSSPVPFSSTSKKPKKAKKHKEKDREREKGKRKEKSSSGPTPTPTPTPTPPPPPPPPPPPAPPRVVEPPPVELPPVEQPRVEEAPRPRKKPRLDREERDDVTKLPHKDKDSSEKGKSVHSTDITRPIVVAEYLSKYTPLLSLDQRQNYKDDFNSEYDEYRVLHARVESTTRRFTQLDGQCKKLVPGTKEHQKVHDEVLKEYKKIKQQSPNYHEEKQRCEYLHNKLAHIKRVIADFDHRRAQAWS
- the ell2 gene encoding RNA polymerase II elongation factor ELL2 isoform X2, with the translated sequence MIHRQRDDGGGLVKMAALSQDGRYGLNCGRGNADRVTVLHVKLTETAARAIESHQNCKNVPSLRPLIQFKGLQGCIKIPRTDSPSDAFHNFEFYLSNVGKDNPQGSFECIEQYATSLGASHLASMGTVQDKVTVCATNDSYQVTRERMTQAVEDTRERGTKVIKPGGKYRGKQVQMRKPGMSAPDVVPERKRSTPINPANTIRKCLSNNPVSQRPYRDRIIHLLALRSYKKLEVLARLQRDGVSQKDRSSLGSTLQQVANLNPKDNSYSLKDFMFRDIQKDWPGYSEDDKVQVERNIIRKLGLPEPLPSSCSPKDNLTLSPQKRPPEGDFIDPLAPKKPRISHLSSRGPATSSTSSDRPREDEGSKRLSLPSGITSAPPTHLPASSHHHHHQQPSPASHSNSPSTPEGCGTQDLPLDQSSSCRDPSPSPTRSPPPSDRTPLDRYLPPGPGPAASPPPAPAPAPPPPRTSLTVSSTVISSSPVPFSSTSKKPKKAKKHKEKDREREKGKRKEKSSSGPTPTPTPTPTPPPPPPPPPPPAPPRVVEPPPVELPPVEQPRVEEAPRPRKKPRLDREERDDVTKLPHKDKDSSEKGKSVHSTDITRPIVVAEYLSKYTPLLSLDQRQNYKDDFNSEYDEYRVLHARVESTTRRFTQLDGQCKKLVPGTKEHQKVHDEVLKEYKKIKQSPNYHEEKQRCEYLHNKLAHIKRVIADFDHRRAQAWS
- the ell2 gene encoding RNA polymerase II elongation factor ELL2 isoform X3; amino-acid sequence: MIHRQRDDGGGLVKMAALSQDGRYGLNCGRGNADRVTVLHVKLTETAARAIESHQNCKNVPSLRPLIQFKGLQGCIKIPRTDSPSDAFHNFEFYLSNVGKDNPQGSFECIEQYATSLGASHLASMGTVQDKVTVCATNDSYQVTRERMTQAVEDTRERGTKVIKPGGKYRGKQVQMRKPGMSAPDVVPERKRSTPINPANTIRKCLSNNPVSQRPYRDRIIHLLALRSYKKLEVLARLQRDGVSQKDRSSLGSTLQQVANLNPKDNSYSLKDFMFRDIQKDWPGYSEDDKVQVERNIIRKLGLPEPLPSSCSPKDNLTLSPQKRPPEGDFIDPLAPKKPRISHLSSRGPATSSTSSDRPREDEGSKRLSLPSGITSAPPTHLPASSHHHHHQQPSPASHSNSPSTPEGCGTQDLPLDQSSSCRDPSPSPTRSPPPSDRTPLDRYLPPGPGPAASPPPAPAPAPPPPRTSLTVSSTVISSSPVPFSSTSKKPKKAKKHKEKDREREKGKRKEKSSSGPTPTPTPTPTPPPPPPPPPPPAPPRVVEPPPVELPPVEQPRVEEAPRPRKKPRLDREERDDVTKLPHKDKDSSEKGKSVHSTDITRPIVVAEYLSKYTPLLSLDQRQNYKDDFNSEYDEYRVLHARVESTTRRFTQLDGQCKKLVPGTKEHQKVHDEVLKEYKKIKQIFQEEL